The DNA window AGCAATGACACACATTATTCATTTCGCCAAAACAGTGACTTTTGGTATTTAACTGGATTTAATGAACCAAATTCTTTATTACTTTTAATAAAAAATAAAAATTATAGTATATTATTTAATCGTGATTATAACTATTTAGAAAAAATTTATTTCGGAAATTGTTTAGGTCAATCAGCTTTAGATTTAACTGGAGTAAACCAAGTTATTTCATGGAATCTTATTAATGATACATTATATCAATTTTTAAGTGGTTTAGATGTTATATATCATGCAACAGGATTATTTTCTCAAGCAGATCAAATATTATTTGATACGTTAAAAAAAATAGAAAAATTCAAATTAAAAACACCTACTAAAATTTTTGATTGTAGATCATGGATACATCAAATGCGTGTAATTAAAAGTAAAGAAGAAATAAAAATTTTACGTCATGCTGCAAAAATTAGTACAAAAGCACATCAAATAGCTATGATTAAATGTCGGCCAGGACTTTTTGAATATCATTTAGAAGGAATCATTCATTATCAATTTAATAAAAGAGGAGCACGTTTTCAATCATACAGTACTATTGTAGCTTCAGGAAACAATGCGTGCATTTTACATTATGATGAAAATAAAAATAAATTAAAATCAGGAGATTTAGTATTAGTAGACGCAGGATGTGAATATTATGGATATGCAAGCGATATTACGCGTACTTATCCTACTAATGGTAAATTTAATTTTGTACAATTATCTATTTATAAAATAGTTTTGTCTGCTCTTTATAAAGCACTTTCAATGTTTCGTCCAAATGTTACTGTCAAAAGTATTAATAATGCAGTAATTAAGGTTATAGTTACTGGATTAATAAAGTTAGGAATTTTAAATGGTAACATCAATTCTTTAATAAGAAATCATGATTATCGCGAATTTTATATGCATAATATTAGTCATTTTATTGGATTAGATGTTCATGATGTTTATAGTAATAATCTTAATAAACAAGACTATATTTTAAAACCTGGTATGGTATTAACGGTAGAACCAGGTATTTATATTAATTTTAATAAAAAAGTACCAAAAGAATATCAAGGGATAGGTATTAGAATTGAAGATACAATATTAATTAACGAAAGTGGTTATGAAAACTTTACGTCTGATCTTTTAAAAGATCCAATAAATATTGAGAATATTATGTGTTAATATACTTATATTTAAAATTATATATTGAATCATTTCAAAAAAAGTAGTTATATGTTAAAGTTTTTACTGATATTTAATATTTATAAAAATATCTTAAAAATATTTTATACTCATCTAAAAAAATATAGAAAAACATTATATTTAATTAATCTTTTTAAAAAATTTTACAAAAAATTGCATTATTTAATTTATATCCTCTTTTCTTCAAAGAAATAAACAATTTTTATTTACTTTTTTTAAGAATAATTTTTTTATGTTTGTTTTATTATTAATAATTTTTTAGAGAAATTAAATAAAAATATTTTCTAAAAAAGTATAACTATAAAAAGGGGTTGAAACTATATAATCATACCCCATATCGGCTTAAACAAATCAAAATAAATTAGATGCATATAACAGGTTTTTAAATAAAATAAGGAACTTTTTGTGACAACAATAATTAGTGTACGAAGAGAAGACCACATTGCTCTTGGAGGCGATGGCCAAGCTACACTAGGCGAAATAGTAATGAAAAATAACGTAAATAAAGTTCGTCGTTTATATGATGACAAAGTTATTGCTGGTTTTGCAGGAGGTACCGCTGATGCTTTTACATTATTTGAATTATTTGAAAAAAAATTAGATATTCATAAAGGACAATTAACAAAAGCAGCAGTAGAATTAGCTAAAGAATGGCGTACTGATAGAATGTTACGTCGTTTAGAAGCATTACTGGCAGTTTCTGACAAATCTGCATCTTTAATTATCAGTGGAAACGGTGATGTAATACAACCCGAAAATAATCTCCTTGCTATTGGTTCTGGTGGACCTTATGCGAAATCTGCTGCTCGTGCTTTATTGGAAAATACTGCATTAAATGCTCGTGAAATTGTCGAAAAATCATTAAAAATTGCAGCTGATATTTGTATATATACTAATTATAATGTAAATATTGAAGAACTAATACTCTAAGAGCACAAGGATTTTAATTATGTCTAAAATGACTCCACCTGAAATTGTTAATGAATTAAATCGTTTTATTATTGGACAAGAAGATGCAAAACGTGCTGTAGCAATTGCTTTAAGAAATCGATGGCGTCGTATGCAATTAACAGAAGATTTACGTTATGAAATTACACCGAAAAACATTTTAATGATAGGTCCAACAGGAGTTGGAAAAACTGAAATTGCGCGTAGATTAGCTAAACTGGCAAATGCACCTTTTATAAAAGTGGAAGCTACTAAATTTACTGAAGTAGGTTATGTTGGTAAAGAAGTTGATTCTATTATTCGTGATTTAACTGATGCAGCAGTTAAAATGGTTAAAATACAAGCAATAGAAAAAAATAAATATAGAGCTGAAGAAATAGCAGAAGAACGAGTATTAGATGTATTAATTCCGCCTGTTAAAAATACTTGGGGAAAATCTGAAAGTAATTTAGAACCTTCGTTAGCGCGTCAAACTTTTAGAAAAAAACTACGTGAAGGTAAATTAGATGATAAAGAAATTGAAATTAATCTAGCTATTGCTCCTATGGGAATAGAAATTATGGCTCCTCCAGGAATGGAAGAAATGACCAATCAATTACAGTCAATGTTTCAAAATTTAGGAAGTCAAAAACAGAAAACAAGAAAATTAAAAATTAAAGATGCAATGAAATTATTAATTGAAGAAGAAGCAGCTAAGTTAATTAATTTAGAAGAATTAAAACATTCTGCAGTTGACGCTGTTGAACAAAACGGTATAGTTTTTATTGATGAAGTTGATAAAATTTGTAAAAACAGTGGGCAAACTGGTTTAGATGTATCAAGAGAAGGAGTGCAAAGGGATCTTTTACCTCTAGTCGAAGGATGTACAGTATCAACTAAGCACGGAATGGTTAAAACGGATCATATCCTATTTATTGCTTCTGGTGCATTTCAAGTTACAAGCCCATCTGATTTAATACCAGAACTACAAGGTCGTCTTCCTATTCGAGTAGAATTACAAGCATTAACTATTGATGATTTTGAACGAATTCTTACTGAACCTAACGCTTCTATAACTATGCAATATAAAGCACTAATGGCTACTGAAGGAGTAATAGTTGATTTTACAAAAAATGGTATTCGTCGTATTGCAGAATCTGCATGGAAAGTTAATGAAACAACTGAAAATATAGGAGCAAGACGATTACATACTGTTTTAGAAAAACTAATGGAAGATATTTCTTATAACGCTAATGAAAAAAAAGGAGAAAATATTAGTATTGATTTAGAATATGTGTCAAAACATTTAGATGAATTAGTTGATGATGAAGATTTAAGCAGATTTATTTTATAAAAAATTATATAAATATTATAAGATAACATCTTGCTCATAATTAGTATAAAATTTATAATTTTATTAAAATAAATATATAAGAAGAAAAAATATGACAGATTGGATTTCCGCAGAAGTTAAGAAAGTAATAAAGTGGAATAACTCACTATTTACTTTAATTATAAATGCACCTATATCTTTATTTATTGCAGGTCAATTTACAAAGTTATCATTAAAAATTAATAATAAATCTATACAACGTGCTTATTCTTATGTAAATGCACCTAATAACAAAAATTTAGAATTTTATCTAGTTTTAATTAAAAATGGTATTTTTAGTCCTTATTTATATCAAATGAAAAAAGGTGATAAAATTTTTATAAGTAAACATGCCAAAGGATCTTTTATAATAAATAATATACCACATTGCGATAACCTTTGGATGTTATCTACAGGAACAGCTATAGGTCCTTATTTGTCCATTTTACAAGATAAAAAAAACATGGATCGTTTTAAAAAAATTATTTTAGTTCATGCTGTGCGTTATTATGAAGATTTAAGTTATCTATCTTTAATGAAAAAAATAGAACAACAATACAAAAATAAATTACATATAAAAATTGTGACTAGCCGAGAAAAAATTAATAATACTTTATTTGGCCGTATTCCAGAACTAATAAAAAATAAAAAATTAGAAAACGCAATTCAGTTACCTATAGATAATACTAACAGTCATGTAATGATATGTGGTAATCCTCAAATGGTTTATGATACAAAAAAAGTTTTAGAACATGAAAAAAATATGATAATAAATTTAAAAAACAGATTAGGTCATATTACTACTGAACGGTATTGGTAAACTTTTAAGAAATTGAGTATATGTATTATTATATATAATATTTATAAGGAAAATCATGAATAAACCAATAATTATTGGTAATTGGAAGTTAAATGGAAGCAAGTATTCGATTCAAACATTTGTTAGAAATTTTTTTAAAGAATTATCAAATTTTAAAAAATGCAATATCATTATTGCACCACCAAATATATATTTAGATTTTTTCAAAAATATATTATTTAATAAAAATTTAATTAGTTTATGTGCACAAGATGTTGATTTTAATAATTACGGATCTTTTACTGGAGAAACTTCTCCTTTGATGTTAAAAGATATTGGTGTAAAATACGTCATTATTGGTCATTCAGAGCGTCGTTTTTATCATAAAGAAGATGACCAAGTTATCACTAAAAAATTTTCATCTTTAAAAAAAATTGGATTAATTCCTATTATTTGTATAGGTGAAACAAAAACAGAAAAACTACAAGATAAAACAATAGATGTTATCTGTTATAAACAATTAAATAGTATTATTGAAAAAATGGGTGTTGAATCTTTAAATGATTCAATAATTGCTTATGAACCTATTTGGGCTATAGGAACTGGAAAAGCTGCTAACCCAAATGAAGTACAAATAATACATGAATCTATTCGTCAATTTATTTTTAAAAAAAATAGCCAAACTGCAAAAAAAGTAAAGATTCTATATGGTGGCTCTATAAACGAAAAAAATGCTATAAAATTTTTCGAAAAACAAGATGTAGATGGATTATTAGTTGGTAATGCTGCATTAGAAACAAAAATATTTTCTAGAATAATTAATGAAATTTCTTATTACAATAAAAACAATAATTAATATTTTTTTTATAAAAAGGCTCCTAATAGAAGCCTTTTATTTAACTAATTTTTCCAATTAGTATGAAAGATTCCTTCTTTATCAATACGTCGATAAGTATGAGAACCAAAATAATCTCGTTGAGCTTGAATAAGATTTGCTGGAAGAAAGGATGCACGATAGCTATCGTAATATGTAATAGCAGAAGAAAATGTCGGTACAGGAATTCCATTTTTAATTGCGTTAGAAATAACATCTCTAGCATCTTTTTGATATTTACTAGAAATATCTCGAAAATAAGGAGTTAATAATAAATTTTTAATATCCTTACAGTTTTCGTAAGCTTCTATTATTTTTTCTAAAAACTGTGCTCGAATGATACAACCAGCTCTAAAAATTTTTGCTATATTTGCACAGTTTATGTTCCATTTATAATATTTAGAGGCAGTTCTCATTTGAGAAAACCCTTGTGCATATGCAATTATTTTACTAAAATAAAGAGATTTTCTTATTTTTTCAATATATTTAGTTTTATTGCCATAAAACTTATTTATACAAGGGCCATGTAAATTTTTAGCAGCAATCATTCGTTGATTTTTCATGGAAGATAAATAACGTGTAAATAAAGATTCCGCAATAATTGAAATAGGTTCTCCAAAATCTAAGGAATCTTGACAAGTCCATTTTCCTGTTCCTTTATTATCTGCTGAATCTATAATTAAATCTATTAGATAATGACCACATTCATCTTTTTTAACAACTATATTTTTTGTAATTTCTATAAGATAACTATTTAATTCTCCATTATTCCATTCATCAAAAACTAATGAAATTTCTTGATTATTCAATCTTAAAAAATTTTTTAATAGAAAATAAGCTTCAGCAATTAATTGCATATCAGCATATTCTATTCCATTATGAACCATTTTTACATAATGACCTGATCCGTTTGGTCCAATATAAGTAACACATGGTTCTGAACCTTTATATGCCGCTATTTTTTTAAAAATTGGTTCAACTAATTTATATGCTAATTTTTCTCCTCCTGGCATTATAGATGGACCTTTTAAAGCACCTTCTTCGCCTCCAGATATTCCTGTTCCTATAAAATGAAATTCTTTTTTAGATAATTCTTCATTACGAATTATAGTATGTTTATAAAATGTATTTCCACAATCTATTAAAATATCACCTTTATTTAAATAACATGTTAATTCTTTAATTGTTGAATCAGTTGCTTTTCCAGCTTTTACCATTATTAGAATAATTCTAGGTTTATTAAGAGATTCTACAAATTCTTTTAAAGAATAAAAAGGAAAAAGTTTTTTTCCATAATTTTTTTTAATTATATCTATTGTTTTCTCTTTTGAACGATTAAAAATAGACACTGTATATCCATTTCTTTCTATATTAATTGCTAAATTACGTCCCATAACAGCCATTCCTACTACACCTATTTGTTGTTTAAACATTTTTTCCTCTATTTTGAAAAATTAGTTTCTATATATTTTTATATTTGAAATGACTATGTATTTATTATTTTAATATTATAATTAGTTAATTTTAAAAAAAAAATTTTAAAATAAAATTTATGAATATAAAAAATATATATATTCTATATTAATGAATTTTTGTGTTATATTTATATAATTTAATTTTTCTGTTTTCAAAAAATATTTTTTTAGTAGAGAAAAATTTTTATTTTATATAATTAGTTAATTTCGTAATTTTTCTAGTAGTTTGTTAGAAACAAATATAATAAAATTAATTATATATAAATATTTTTTTAAAAAAAGTTACTCGAAATATTCTATATGCAAATTCCAGTACAATTTAAAGGTAGTAATTTTACTCTTTTTGTTATTTATTTAAATCGTTTAGAACCATCAATATTATATCAAGCAATTAAAAAAAAAATTAATCAAGCGCCCAGTTTTTTTAAAAACGCACCAGTAGTTATTAATATATCTAATGTAAATGATAATCAAATAAATTGGAAAGAAATTAAAAATGTTTTTATTTCTACAGGGTTACGTATTGTTGGAGTAAGCGGTTGTAAAAATTTACGTTTAAAAAATATGATCCTAGAAGGAGGTATAGCAATACTCAAAGAAGGAAAAGAGTCAATTATCAAAAAAAAAATTATATATAAAAATAAATCACATATTATTAATAATATTATTCGTTCTGGACAACAAATATACGCAAAACATGCTGATTTAGTTGTGACTACACACGTAAGTTTTGGAGCAGAATTAATAGCTGATGGTAACATACATATTTATGGTAATATGTATGGACGAGCTTTAGCTGGAGCTAATGGCGATCAAGAACGTCAAATTTTTTGCACTAACTTATCAGCTGAATTAGTTTCTATTGCTGGAAAATATTGGAGCATGGACGATATACCTATCGATTTTTTTGGAAAATCTGCACGCATCTTTTTAAAAAAAGATATACTTTCTATTCAACAATTAAACTGAATAATTAGGTAAAAAAAATTTATGACACGTATTATTGTTATTACGTCAGGTAAAGGAGGTGTAGGAAAAACTACTTCAAGTGCAGCTATTGCAACTGGTTTAGCACAAAAAGGTAAAAAAACCGTTGTAGTTGATTTTGATATTGGATTAAGAAATCTTGATTTAGTTATGGGTTGTGAAAGGCGTGTTGTTTACGATTTCGTTAATGTTATACAAGGAGATGCAAAATTAAATCAAGCATTAATTAAAGATAAACGTATAGAAAAACTTTATATTTTACCTGCTTCGCAAACTCGTGATAAAAGTTCATTGATTTGTCAAAATATTGAAAAAATTTTTAATGATTTAAAAAAAATGAAATTTGATTTTATTATTTGTGATTCACCTGCAGGTATTGAAAAAGGAGCTTTAATGGCATTTTATTTTGCGGATGAAGCAATCATAATTGCGAATCCGGAAATATCTTCTGTAAGAGATTCTGACCGTATGATCGGTATGATAAATTCTAAATCGTTCCGATCAATTAATGCATTAGAACCTGTAAAAGAACATCTATTACTAACTCGATACAACATTCAACACGTTCTTAAAGGAGATATGTTAAGCGTAAAAGATGTATCAGAAATATTGCATATCCCCTTAATTGGAGTTATCCCAGAAGATTCCTCAATTTTAAGGTCTTCTAATAAAGGTGATCCAGTGATACTTAATAGAGATTCTGAAGCTGGATTAGCTTATTCTGATACAGTTGATCGATTGCTTGGTAAAAAACTTCCATTACGTTTTATTAAAAAACAAAAAAAAGGATTTTTTAGAAGATTTTTTTTTGGGAACAAATATGATACTAATTAATTTTTTTTTATCCCGTAAAAAAAGCAATACTGCTGATATTGCAAAGAAAAGATTACAAAGCATAGTAACACAAAGAAAAAAAAACAATAAAGATTTCTTAAATTTTCTCCCTAGTTTTAAAAAAGACATTTTAAAAGCAATAAATCAATATGTTATAGTGGAGTCTCATAAAATTACATTTCAAATAGAAAAAAAAAAACAGAATAGCTGTATATTGAATTTCAATATAATTTTATTAGATAATAAAAAATAAAATACTCTCGTTATTTTATTTTAAAGAATTTTTTTAATAAAAAAATCAATATATGTACGTTTTAATCGATAAATTATTTTTTTTATTCTTACAGGATAACTGTCTATGTTTTCTATTTCCGAAAAGTGTTGTATTTTTTTTGTATATAATCGAAGCATGCTTAACTCTTTTTCACGTTTTTTAAAAACTTTTAATAATGGATCGTGAATCAATATGCCATTCTCTAAATCTAATTTCCAAGCACGAATATTAAGGTTGTTTCCAGTAATCAACATCCATTCTTTATCTATCCATAAACCTTTTGAATGAAAGCTATTTGATCCATTTTTCCAAACATAAATAGTTAGTTGATTATTATTTATATAAGATTGATAAGAAATCATAAAATTTCGAAGATTTATTTCATAAATATATGGAATAATGTTGATCATTTGAAAATCTTTTTCTGATTCAGCATAAAAATCGTTTGCTTGTTTATCACCAACAATAATTTCTACTTTTTTTCCTTGTTTTAATAAATTATTAACATAATTAGATAATTTTTTAGGAAAATTAAAGTAAGGAGTAGAAATAATTAATTTATTTCTTGTATGTTGTATTAATTGGGAAATAGTATTATTTAATAAACTTTTTTTTCCTAATCCCAATAAAGGTGTAACAGTTAGTTCATTATTTTTTCCATTGCTACAAAAATTATAAGAGGAATTACGTAAATAATGACGAAAATATCGTATTTTTTTTCTTACATTTTTTTTTTTTTTGTTAAATATTGATTCTTTATCAAAACGATTAAAATCTTTCATTTTTTTTGCACAAGATTTAATCCATTTTGACATACTATTAGCTAATAAGGTGTTTTTAATTAATTGATATCGATCATAGCGATATATTTTGTCTTCATGTAAATAAATATTATTAAAACTTGCACCAGTATATAATAAAGTATTATCGATAATAGATCCTTTGACATGAAAAATACCTAAAACTTCAATAAAATTTATAGGAATCCCATAAATAGGTATTTCAATATTAGAATTTTTTATTGCCATTTCTCTATACCAATAAGCATTGTTTTCGTGAGATTCTTTTCCAATTCTTCCTCTTTGAGCTCGATACCAATCTACTAAAATAATGATTTCGATATTTGGAAAATCATGTTTTTTTTTGTAAAGAGCATTAAGAATAGTTTGTCCGGCGGAATCATTTTCTAAAAATAAAGCCACAATATAGATTCTTTTTTTAGCTTTGTTAATCATTTTTAATAAAATTTTTTTAAATTTATATGCAGAGTAAATAATCAAAAAATCAGAAGAAGATTGTTTTATTTTTGGTAATGTTAATAAATTTATTTTATTTTGATTAAAATAAAATCTAGAAAGTATCACTTTTTATTTTCTCTTTGAAATAAGATTAATATGTTATTATAGTTTTTAATATGAAGATTATTTAGTTATATTATATATATACATATTTTTGATCAGGTTAAATATATCTACTAATAAAATATTGTTTTTTTTATTTGCTTATTAATATTAATGATTTTATTGATAACTAAAGAACTTGATAAAGTCTCTATAACAAAAAACTTTTTAAGTTTTATTAAAAAAAATTTTTAATAATATTTTTTGATATATTAGATAGTATTCATCTTTTTACAAGATCTAACTGAATTAACTTATTATTATCTTTTTTTTATCATTTTGTTAGATAAATATACAGAACATAAAAATATTTATAGTAATGTTATTGTAATTTTTAAAAAAATTAGTGATTTTATCTATAATTGTCAACAAAATAATAAATTTTCATAATTTCATTATGGCTAATTATATCTAGTATTAAATTAAATATTTTTTAAAAAAAATTTTAAATATTTATAATATTAAAAAATTAATAATTTAATGTTAAACAAAATATCAAATTATTAATTTCCTGAATTTATTGAATGTATTAATAAATTATTTGTTTTCATCTATAAAAAGTAATATGTTACTGATATAGTAAAAATTTAATGAAAAATACTATATAAGAATTTTATAAAAATAAATTTATTTTAAAAATTTTTAATGAATTAATTAGAATTGTTTACATTCTTCAAATATAATTTGTCTTATAAAAGAAATTAATTAATAAAAATCAGATTTTTTTCATAAATTTTAATATTCTATATTGTTATTTATATTAGCATTTTTCAATGAAAAATCTGTTAAATACTTACAGAATTTTTTATTTCTTCTTCTATTAGACCTAAAATAAAAAATAATTAATGAGGGGGGATATAAAAATAAATTATTCATATTTATCTCGTGTAATTTTATTTAAAGCAATTTTTATAAATTTATATTTTTTAAAATACGTTCATCTGAAAAATTTTTCATTTTTATGATTTTTTGATATTTTATTTTTAAGACTTTTACTAATTAAAATATTTGTTTTTTTAAAAACATTCCAAATTTTAAAATTATTAATGCAATCTTTTAAAAAGATTTATTTTATTGTTTATTAAAATACTAGATTCTTTTAACTCTCTTTAAGAACAAGAATTCTTTCATGTTATAACTTAAATATTTTTAATAAATTCATAAGTATTTGTAATATTTTAACCAAAAACATGGTTTTTTTTCAATTTTTATTTAATATATTGCATATTAATTATATTAACAAAGTTTTTTTAAAGTTTTTCTATAAAGATATATCGAATTAATAAAAATCATAACGTCTAGAGATTAGACACAATTAGTGAGTTCATTACGTTCTTTTAGAATTCCTGAGATGTCTATCTTATCTACAACAATATTGAATTTATTAACAAAAATTTTTAATTTTTTTTAATATATTTAACATTTTTTAATTATTTTTCAAAATATTGCTGATATTTTAATTGAGATATTAAAAAACTAATATATATTAATTAGTTTTTTTAAACTCATAATACTCCTCAATTCATTATTTCTTATACTAAACTTTATATCAAAGTTATTTTGTTGAATATCTACTTTGGTTTATTCTAAATAATATATAATTTTTAGAATTCATGATTTTTTTTTAAAATTTATTTTTATTAAATCAATTAATAGTTTTATATCTTTAGGTAGAGAGATTTTCCATTCCATTAGTTTTTTTGTAATTGGATGAATAAAACTTAGTATATCAGCATGCAAAGCTTGTCTCTTAAAGTTATTTGTTAAATGATTTAATATTTTTGAAAATTTTTTATTGAAAACTTTATGATTTCTTCCATAAACTGGATCACCAATAATTGGATGATTAACAGATGCCATATGTAAACGAATTTGATGTGTTCTTCCTGTTTGTAAAACTAATCTTAAACGAGTACAAAAATGAAAATTTTCAATGATACTATAATAAGTAACTGCTGATTTTCCCATAGGATGAATCATCATTTGAGTTCTTTTATAATAATGACGTTTTATCGGTTGATTAACTTTTCCGCTAACTATAACAGAATCTTTCACTATTGCTTGGTATTTACGTATAATTTTTCTTTTTTTTAAATCATTAATCAATATTGTTTGTGCAAGAATATTTTTTGCTATTACCATGAGTCCAGTTGTATCTTTATCAAGTCGATGAATAATGCCTGCACGTGGAACATGAATAAGTTTCGGAAAATGATATAGCAAAGCGTTTAAAAGAGTACCATCTTGATTTCCTGCTCCAGGATGAACAACTAAGTTTGGCGGTTTGTTAATTATAATTAGATCTTTATCTTCATAAACTATGTTTATACTAATATTTTGAGATTTATAATAATTATATTCTTCGACGTCTACTTTAACAAAAATAATATCATTTTTAAAAACTGTCTTTTTTGGCTTACTAATATTTTTATTATTGATTTGTACGAAATTTTTAATAATCCATTGTTTTATAAGAGAACGTGAATAATTATTCATTAATATATGTAGAATATGATCCAAACGTTTACCAGAATGTTCATGTAATACTTTAGTAGTAAATCTTATTTTTTTTATCATAAATTATAAACAATTTTTTAATACTTAATTCTATATTATTTAATATAAAGTGTTATTATAGACAGTTAAATTTATATAAGTTTTAATTTTACATCAATTTTTTTAAACATTAAATGTTATCTATGATCAAATTTATTAAATATTTCATTATTAGTCTTTTAAGTATAACAATAACTAATTGTGTTTATTCAAAAGAAGCAATAACGAATAAACAATTAATTGTTTGTCTAAATAAAAAAAAATTACACATAAAAAAAATAAACATTTCAGAATTAGAACAAATCAATCAAAATTATTTTCATCCTTGTTCCGATCAAATACAAATCAGTCTTATAAACGAATATTATAAAAAAAAAAATTTTTTTAAAGCACAACAATTAATTAAACAATTCATTCAATTTCATCAAGGACATAAAAATATTGATTACATTTTTTACATGAAAGGTTTAATTAATGTTTCATTAGATAATAACATTTTACATAAGTTATTTTTTTTAAAAAACTTTGAAACAGATCCAAAATATGCAAAACGTGCAGTTTTTTATTTTCATTATTTAATTACTAATTATCCATATAGTAATTATAAACCTATTGCAAAAAATTATTTACGTTTATTAGAATATAGGTTAGCAAGGCATGATTATGCTATTATAAATTTTTATTATAAACATAAAGAATATCGTTCAGTTATAAATCGTGTAAAAGAAATGATTAAAAAATATCCTAATATTAGATTAACAACATATGCGATTAAGTTAATGAAAAAATCATACGATAAACTTGAATTTAATTTAGAAATAAAAAAACATTAAAATATGATTGATTTTTGTTAATTATTAATATAAAAAACATTTTTAAAGTTTAACAAAAAACCTCCGATTTTTTGGAGGTTTTTTCTTTTTACATTGCAATGAGTAGTGATTATGAATAAATTTTTTCTTTTATATGATATCTTGCGAGTATTGTTTTTTTCTAAAAATATTATTGTTAATTATAAAAATTTTTTTAAAACATATATTTTATTTTCGATTAATAATTTTTTTTCTAAAAAATCTATTAATTTTTTTTCTAAAAAAAAAAATAATA is part of the Candidatus Tachikawaea gelatinosa genome and encodes:
- the gndA gene encoding NADP-dependent phosphogluconate dehydrogenase; amino-acid sequence: MFKQQIGVVGMAVMGRNLAINIERNGYTVSIFNRSKEKTIDIIKKNYGKKLFPFYSLKEFVESLNKPRIILIMVKAGKATDSTIKELTCYLNKGDILIDCGNTFYKHTIIRNEELSKKEFHFIGTGISGGEEGALKGPSIMPGGEKLAYKLVEPIFKKIAAYKGSEPCVTYIGPNGSGHYVKMVHNGIEYADMQLIAEAYFLLKNFLRLNNQEISLVFDEWNNGELNSYLIEITKNIVVKKDECGHYLIDLIIDSADNKGTGKWTCQDSLDFGEPISIIAESLFTRYLSSMKNQRMIAAKNLHGPCINKFYGNKTKYIEKIRKSLYFSKIIAYAQGFSQMRTASKYYKWNINCANIAKIFRAGCIIRAQFLEKIIEAYENCKDIKNLLLTPYFRDISSKYQKDARDVISNAIKNGIPVPTFSSAITYYDSYRASFLPANLIQAQRDYFGSHTYRRIDKEGIFHTNWKN
- the minC gene encoding septum site-determining protein MinC, producing the protein MQIPVQFKGSNFTLFVIYLNRLEPSILYQAIKKKINQAPSFFKNAPVVINISNVNDNQINWKEIKNVFISTGLRIVGVSGCKNLRLKNMILEGGIAILKEGKESIIKKKIIYKNKSHIINNIIRSGQQIYAKHADLVVTTHVSFGAELIADGNIHIYGNMYGRALAGANGDQERQIFCTNLSAELVSIAGKYWSMDDIPIDFFGKSARIFLKKDILSIQQLN
- the minD gene encoding septum site-determining protein MinD: MTRIIVITSGKGGVGKTTSSAAIATGLAQKGKKTVVVDFDIGLRNLDLVMGCERRVVYDFVNVIQGDAKLNQALIKDKRIEKLYILPASQTRDKSSLICQNIEKIFNDLKKMKFDFIICDSPAGIEKGALMAFYFADEAIIIANPEISSVRDSDRMIGMINSKSFRSINALEPVKEHLLLTRYNIQHVLKGDMLSVKDVSEILHIPLIGVIPEDSSILRSSNKGDPVILNRDSEAGLAYSDTVDRLLGKKLPLRFIKKQKKGFFRRFFFGNKYDTN
- the minE gene encoding cell division topological specificity factor MinE, encoding MILINFFLSRKKSNTADIAKKRLQSIVTQRKKNNKDFLNFLPSFKKDILKAINQYVIVESHKITFQIEKKKQNSCILNFNIILLDNKK
- the pssA gene encoding CDP-diacylglycerol--serine O-phosphatidyltransferase, with protein sequence MLSRFYFNQNKINLLTLPKIKQSSSDFLIIYSAYKFKKILLKMINKAKKRIYIVALFLENDSAGQTILNALYKKKHDFPNIEIIILVDWYRAQRGRIGKESHENNAYWYREMAIKNSNIEIPIYGIPINFIEVLGIFHVKGSIIDNTLLYTGASFNNIYLHEDKIYRYDRYQLIKNTLLANSMSKWIKSCAKKMKDFNRFDKESIFNKKKKNVRKKIRYFRHYLRNSSYNFCSNGKNNELTVTPLLGLGKKSLLNNTISQLIQHTRNKLIISTPYFNFPKKLSNYVNNLLKQGKKVEIIVGDKQANDFYAESEKDFQMINIIPYIYEINLRNFMISYQSYINNNQLTIYVWKNGSNSFHSKGLWIDKEWMLITGNNLNIRAWKLDLENGILIHDPLLKVFKKREKELSMLRLYTKKIQHFSEIENIDSYPVRIKKIIYRLKRTYIDFFIKKIL
- the rluD gene encoding 23S rRNA pseudouridine(1911/1915/1917) synthase RluD: MIKKIRFTTKVLHEHSGKRLDHILHILMNNYSRSLIKQWIIKNFVQINNKNISKPKKTVFKNDIIFVKVDVEEYNYYKSQNISINIVYEDKDLIIINKPPNLVVHPGAGNQDGTLLNALLYHFPKLIHVPRAGIIHRLDKDTTGLMVIAKNILAQTILINDLKKRKIIRKYQAIVKDSVIVSGKVNQPIKRHYYKRTQMMIHPMGKSAVTYYSIIENFHFCTRLRLVLQTGRTHQIRLHMASVNHPIIGDPVYGRNHKVFNKKFSKILNHLTNNFKRQALHADILSFIHPITKKLMEWKISLPKDIKLLIDLIKINFKKKS